AACGGAGAAATCGTGCGCGCGGCGGCGGGGCTTCAGATCCGCCTGAGTCCCCAACCGGTCACGACACCGCAAGATGCGGCGGCGGCGGCTTCGCTGCCCCAGGTGCTTGCGCGCGTCCTGGAGAGCCTTTCAGCTTTGGGCGCCGCGGAAGACGCCGCTCGCGTCGTGCATCCCTCGATGCCTGCAAATGAGGCGGCGGTCAGGAGCGTGCTTTCTCTGTTTCTGTCCGATGCACGGACCGGCGCCGAGCTGGAACTGCTCGAAGGTCTCCTGAGTGGCGCCGCCCAAACTGGGGCCCTCACGCAGCAGCTTGCGGACCGGTTCGGACTTCTCGTGTCCACTTTCGTTCTTGCAGGCGAGCGTGATTGGCGCGCAGTGCTGGAGCAGTGGCGGCGCGGCGGACGGACGCTCGAAGGCCGGCTGGCTCTCGCCGCGCAATCAGGCCGTCTTGACGAGATTCTCGCCGAAGCCAGCGATGATTTGCGAGGCCTCCTCATGCGGGTACGCCACGATGCGGCGATTGCCCGTTATCTGCGTGGGCAGGGGCGTCTCAGGGATTTTCAGGAGACTGCGGACCGGGTACTGGACAGACTGGCGGGGGCCGCCCTGCAAAATCTGAGGAGCCTCGAGCAGCCCTATTTTTTCGTGGAAGTGCCCTTTCTCGAAGACACCGGGCTCGAGCGTTTGCAGCTGCATTTCATGAGCGGGCGGGGGGCCGCGGGCAAGCGGTTTGATCCCCGCAATGCCATGGTTGCCATTGACGTGTCTTTGTCGCAGCTGGGCGACCTGTGGATCGTCCTGCGAATTGCCGCGGGTGAGTGCTCGTGTGTGGTACGCGCAGCCAGCGCCGAGTCCCTGGATGTTTTACGAGGCGAGAAAGCCGGTTTGGTTGAATCCCTCGCCGCGGCGGGGTATCCCGGCGCGCAGGTGCGGTTCGGGCTCTGGGAAGGAGACCGTTTGCGCGAATTAGGCCAGTTCATGCGGCAATATGCCGGTGTTGACGTGAGGGCGTGACCATGAAACGGCCGGGTGACAAGCGGCGCAGAGCGGCCGCAATCCGATACGATGCCGAACAACACGCCGCGCCGCGTGTCGTAGCGAAGGGCGCGGGGCTGCTCGCCGAGCGCATTATTGAAATCGCCCGGGAAAGCGGCGTGTATATACACGAAGATCCCGATTTGGCGGCGGTATTGTCGCGCCTTGATGTTGACACCGAGATACCGGAAGAACTCTATCGAGCGGTCGCCGAGATTCTCGCGTTCGTGTACCGGCTGAATCGGCGCATGGCAAAATAAGAGCCCCGTACCCTCTTGATTGGTCAGGGAATACGTTTACGCGGCCGAGCCACTTCCACCATTTGCGCGCGCCGCGTCCAGCGCGGCCTGCAGTCTCTCGGGCTCTTGCGAACCGATTATGTAACGCTGGTCATGTGTCTCGATCAGCACGCCGCGGTTTCCACGGCAATTGAGGAACCGGCACGATTGCCGTTCGAAGCGCCCGAAACGAATCCCCCACCCTCCGGCATCGCGAAGCGGCCGGTAGTCCACCACTCGCGAATGGTTGATCTCATGCACTGCAATATGCTTGCGATATATGGGAAAGAAGCGGCCGAACTGCACAGTGAGCCGGTTTCCGGCGATTGTTGTGCGCATGCTCAGGATGTTCAACACGAGCAAAGCCCCGGCTGCCGCCAGGAGCGGTATCCAGCATGCCTCGACAATGCCCAGGTCCTCCTCCCAGGCCGTGAAGGCAACGACGGCCGCGACAATTGTCCCGGCTATCGCAATCAATACTGCCGCATAGGCAAACCAGTGAAATCCTTGTTTTTCCTCGAAGTGCGAAGGGTCCATGAGATGCTACTCCCTTGCGTGGGAACAGACTCCCCACATGCCTATCTTCTACTACACTCGATTCCATTCGAAATTCGCGGTGTGCGCCGATGACTCGACTTCTCTTTGCGCCGGCCCGCCTGCTTTGTCTTTGGACGGTCTCGGGAGCGGCCTTCTCGAAAGAAGAAAGCGGCCGCGCCACCTGTGGCGGGGCCGCAGCCGTTGACATATCTGCGAGACACTACTCGAGAGAGTCAAAAACACCCTGGAATTCGGTCTTCACCTGCAACTGTTCCTGCCGTTCCGCGAGCATGAGGACCTTCTCTTCGTAGTCCTTGGTGCGCGACGCGATAATGGTTTCTTCTATGCTCTTCTGAACCTCTTGCGGCAACATGTCGCGGTATTCATAGACGGGCGGCCCGGCCAGTACCATGTTTTCGTAGGTCCCGATATGGGTGCCGTCCAAGGTCCGGTAAAACACGCTCCAGTTGCCGTTCATGACGCACTCGGCCCATTGCATCTCGGTGACGCCGAAGCGGTCTTTCACAGGGATACGCGCGAAGAAATACGTGCGGGTGCG
The sequence above is drawn from the Candidatus Hydrogenedentota bacterium genome and encodes:
- a CDS encoding EscU/YscU/HrcU family type III secretion system export apparatus switch protein is translated as MKRPGDKRRRAAAIRYDAEQHAAPRVVAKGAGLLAERIIEIARESGVYIHEDPDLAAVLSRLDVDTEIPEELYRAVAEILAFVYRLNRRMAK